The following proteins are encoded in a genomic region of SAR324 cluster bacterium:
- a CDS encoding C4-dicarboxylate TRAP transporter substrate-binding protein translates to MRTTIRVCFTLLMSLALSLSFHSAWAQEFTIKLGHVTSTVEPIHQSFEYYAEQVSQKTNGKVKIEVYPNAALGSNKEVYEQARLGANVIANVDPGYLSDYVPDIGVMNGPYLVVEPQEFNSIVDSDWYQQVVEKVYEQGFKVLALNGYFGPRHIISDKPIRTLSDIKGLQIRNPPNVMWVETFKSLGASPITLAWAEVYSGLAQGVVDAAEAPLGSLWGAKLYEHKKVISTTGHFKAFVGIAIGRAYWDTLPGDVQDVLLAEGKNWGNKLTELTLQSQASFRERFEAEGVTFVEDIDYTSFQQATESVYSAFPNWTPGLHKQIKQILAK, encoded by the coding sequence ATGAGGACAACTATTCGAGTATGTTTTACACTGTTGATGAGCTTGGCTCTTTCTTTGAGCTTCCATTCGGCCTGGGCGCAGGAATTCACGATCAAGCTTGGACATGTGACCTCCACTGTGGAGCCTATCCATCAGTCCTTTGAATACTATGCGGAGCAGGTCAGTCAAAAGACCAATGGAAAGGTGAAAATTGAAGTCTATCCCAACGCGGCGCTGGGCTCCAACAAGGAAGTCTATGAGCAGGCCAGGCTGGGAGCAAACGTGATCGCCAATGTAGATCCTGGTTATCTATCAGACTATGTACCTGACATTGGGGTGATGAACGGACCCTATCTCGTTGTAGAACCTCAGGAGTTTAACAGTATTGTGGACTCTGATTGGTATCAACAGGTAGTGGAGAAGGTCTATGAGCAAGGTTTCAAGGTCCTGGCTCTCAACGGGTATTTTGGGCCTCGACACATTATCTCTGACAAGCCCATTCGAACTTTGAGTGACATCAAAGGTTTACAGATCAGAAACCCTCCGAATGTAATGTGGGTGGAGACCTTCAAGTCTCTTGGGGCCAGCCCGATCACACTCGCCTGGGCCGAGGTTTACAGCGGTCTAGCACAGGGTGTTGTCGACGCAGCAGAGGCCCCTCTCGGATCTCTCTGGGGTGCGAAGCTCTATGAGCACAAGAAGGTGATCTCCACAACTGGGCACTTTAAGGCTTTCGTGGGCATAGCCATAGGCCGCGCCTACTGGGATACTCTGCCAGGGGATGTTCAGGATGTGTTGCTGGCTGAAGGGAAAAATTGGGGGAACAAACTGACCGAGTTGACCTTGCAATCCCAGGCTTCCTTTAGAGAGAGATTCGAGGCAGAGGGTGTGACCTTTGTCGAGGATATTGATTACACTAGTTTCCAGCAGGCAACCGAATCAGTCTATTCGGCTTTTCCCAATTGGACTCCTGGATTGCACAAACAGATCAAGCAGATTCTAGCCAAGTGA